One Fuerstiella marisgermanici DNA window includes the following coding sequences:
- a CDS encoding bifunctional serine/threonine-protein kinase/formylglycine-generating enzyme family protein, with protein MTEPNQFDVTVDERGNPLAEGQDAPRESPQMIGRYRIVDVLGRGGFGLVYLAHDEQLDREVAIKVPHHNLVSRPEDAEAYKKEARTVAGLDHPHIVPVHDIGSEDDCPYYIVSKYIKGTDLSSRLKERRFTYLKAVELVATVADALHYAHKKGLVHRDVKPGNILLDEDERPYLVDFGLALREEDVGKGPKYAGTPAYMSPEQARGEGHRVDGRSDIFSLGVVLYQMLAGRAPFKGDTQEELLSQVASYDPRPLRQCNEKLPKELERICGKAMAKRASDRYSTAHDLAAELRLFATEQEAFYMGVTAVGTQSPLGDGSPLTPHSSSQIRSRSSTVSLGAGSSAGGAPIRVVPKGLRSFDAQDADFFLDLLPGPRDRLGQPDGLRFWRTRVEELDADNTFSVGLIYGPSGCGKSSLIKAGLLPRLSEDVTAVYVEATPDQTEARILHGLRKRCPGLEQNLNLKESLMALRQNSDLHFGRKILIVVDQFEQWLHANSSQRNTELMQALRQCDGGKVQCILMVRDDFWLAVSRFMRELEVRLVEGNNIALTDLFDLDHARKVLAAFGRAFGKLPENVRETTKEQKQFLKQSVDGLAQGGKVICVRLALFAEMLKGKPWTAATLKEMGGTEGVGATFLEETFSSAAASPDHRYHQKAARAVLKSLLPESGTDIKGQMKSLDKLQEVSGYARRPQDFSGLIGLLDGEIRLITPTDPEGMEIDEDLPKISTSAERPPKGPKYYQLTHDYLVPSLRDWLTRKQRETHKGRAEIRLAERSVIWNARPQHQYLPNWRENLSIRAFTDKSKWTEPERRMMRSAGWVHGIRTAVVTAVIASTIFGGIAIRNSVERARLEQVAQKQEELNDAEATRLVEGLLKADTAQVAGFVDNLQPFRDWARDDLTAAFKESSDASNEKLHAALAMADEDSSVKPYLQERLLTVTPMQFAPVRDLLVDHGAEFAPDYWTALQDGELAARRRFCAACALATYDARSKKWGDPGIQQFVAHHLTEVLPSELQPWLEALRPVKQDLLSALRDIFRNPANSDQVRAFATNTLAEYLHDQPAGLFDLLADAEESQFPILFDRLLECKDEAIKLAHTELDSSRSKTTGRSGGPSPEADDRELLLRRPVNAAIMLLKMDSPDRVWPLLAHSPDPGLRTRIIHRVSPLAVDPALLVARLGSEDDVSVKRALVLALGEFSEAQISGAARVEYIEQLADVYQNDPDAGLHSAVEWLLRRWQQFESLQQMTQDLEQNEPQRRQSADRPKQWFVNSLSQSYTVIEPDHFHMGSPDTEAGREPNELQHPQEIVRPFAMATKEITKAEWRKFAKAVSIWSPDDPSLPPFVRTDDSPIVGVTWFEAARYCNWLSQRDGIPRSQWCYEPNKKFQYGPGMTAKEDHLSLTGYRLPTEAEWEYACRAGAVTSRCYGSSDPLLQNYAWFQTNGENHTWPVASLKPNDFGLFDMHGNAFEWCFDEFRPYPGSPYAEAVAPNGVAGNAESSADTAAEGENEEGLDELPSDGGAVISADRNRVVRGGSFYLLPVNIRSANRAQSPPSDRIGNLLGLRPVRTMP; from the coding sequence ATGACCGAACCGAATCAATTCGATGTGACAGTGGACGAACGCGGGAATCCGCTCGCCGAGGGGCAGGATGCGCCCCGCGAATCGCCGCAGATGATCGGCCGCTACCGCATCGTCGACGTACTTGGGCGAGGCGGCTTTGGTCTCGTTTATCTCGCACACGACGAACAACTCGATCGTGAAGTGGCCATCAAGGTGCCTCATCACAATCTGGTTTCCCGGCCGGAAGACGCGGAAGCATACAAGAAAGAAGCTCGCACTGTTGCTGGTCTCGACCATCCCCACATCGTGCCCGTCCACGACATCGGCAGTGAAGATGATTGTCCTTATTACATCGTCTCAAAGTACATCAAGGGCACCGACCTTTCATCGCGATTGAAGGAACGGCGGTTTACGTATCTGAAAGCCGTTGAGCTTGTTGCCACTGTCGCTGATGCTTTGCACTACGCTCACAAAAAGGGCCTGGTGCATCGTGACGTGAAACCGGGCAACATTTTGCTGGATGAGGACGAGCGACCTTACCTTGTGGACTTCGGTCTGGCGTTGCGCGAAGAAGATGTTGGCAAGGGGCCGAAGTACGCGGGGACTCCGGCATACATGTCGCCTGAACAGGCGCGGGGTGAAGGGCATCGTGTTGACGGCCGCAGCGACATCTTTAGTCTGGGCGTTGTCCTGTATCAAATGCTGGCGGGGCGAGCACCATTTAAGGGCGACACTCAGGAAGAACTGCTTTCGCAAGTCGCCAGCTATGACCCGCGGCCGCTGCGTCAGTGCAATGAGAAACTACCCAAAGAACTGGAGCGAATCTGCGGCAAAGCGATGGCCAAACGGGCCAGCGATCGCTATTCGACGGCTCACGACCTGGCCGCAGAATTAAGGCTGTTCGCGACAGAGCAGGAAGCGTTCTACATGGGAGTCACGGCGGTCGGCACGCAGTCACCGCTTGGAGATGGTTCGCCGCTAACGCCACATTCGAGTTCGCAAATTCGTAGCCGAAGTTCCACGGTTTCGCTTGGTGCGGGCTCGTCGGCTGGTGGTGCGCCTATCCGAGTCGTGCCGAAAGGGCTGCGTTCGTTTGACGCTCAGGACGCCGACTTCTTTCTGGACCTGTTGCCCGGTCCGCGGGATCGGTTGGGGCAGCCGGACGGACTACGGTTCTGGCGCACTCGAGTCGAAGAACTGGACGCAGACAACACGTTTTCGGTGGGCCTGATTTACGGGCCCTCGGGCTGCGGCAAGTCGTCGTTGATTAAAGCCGGATTGCTGCCACGATTGTCAGAGGATGTCACAGCGGTGTACGTCGAAGCGACTCCTGACCAAACAGAAGCTCGTATTCTGCATGGCTTACGAAAACGGTGTCCCGGGCTCGAACAGAACCTGAATCTAAAAGAATCTCTTATGGCCCTGCGGCAGAATAGCGACCTTCATTTTGGACGCAAAATCCTGATCGTCGTTGACCAGTTCGAACAGTGGTTGCACGCCAATAGTTCACAGCGCAACACCGAATTAATGCAGGCGTTGCGGCAGTGTGATGGCGGCAAGGTGCAGTGCATTCTAATGGTGCGAGATGACTTCTGGTTGGCGGTCAGCCGGTTCATGCGAGAACTGGAAGTTCGCCTCGTGGAAGGCAACAACATCGCGTTGACGGACCTGTTTGATCTGGATCACGCAAGAAAAGTATTGGCGGCATTCGGTCGAGCGTTCGGAAAGCTGCCGGAAAACGTTCGCGAAACGACGAAGGAACAAAAACAGTTTCTAAAACAGTCGGTCGACGGGCTGGCACAGGGAGGAAAAGTGATCTGCGTTCGGTTGGCTCTGTTTGCCGAAATGCTGAAGGGGAAACCGTGGACAGCTGCGACGCTGAAAGAAATGGGCGGCACCGAAGGCGTGGGAGCAACGTTCTTGGAAGAGACGTTTAGTTCAGCTGCTGCGTCACCTGATCATCGCTATCACCAAAAAGCTGCTCGAGCTGTTTTGAAATCGCTGTTGCCGGAATCTGGCACCGACATCAAGGGCCAGATGAAGTCGCTGGACAAGCTACAGGAAGTCAGCGGGTATGCACGCCGCCCGCAGGACTTCAGCGGTCTGATCGGACTTTTGGACGGGGAAATTCGGCTGATCACGCCAACTGATCCTGAAGGCATGGAGATCGATGAGGACCTGCCGAAGATTTCGACGTCTGCCGAACGCCCACCGAAGGGGCCGAAATACTATCAGCTCACGCACGACTATCTGGTGCCTTCGCTGCGAGACTGGTTGACTCGCAAGCAGCGAGAAACTCACAAAGGCCGCGCGGAAATCAGGCTGGCGGAACGTTCGGTCATCTGGAACGCCCGACCGCAGCATCAGTACTTGCCGAACTGGCGCGAGAACCTGAGTATTCGGGCGTTTACTGATAAGAGCAAGTGGACCGAGCCGGAACGCAGGATGATGCGCAGTGCTGGCTGGGTGCACGGCATTCGGACGGCCGTCGTGACAGCGGTGATTGCATCCACAATTTTTGGCGGCATCGCGATTAGAAATTCGGTCGAACGAGCGAGGCTGGAACAGGTCGCTCAAAAGCAGGAAGAATTAAACGACGCCGAAGCGACTCGCCTGGTGGAAGGCCTGCTGAAAGCGGATACAGCGCAGGTTGCTGGCTTCGTCGACAACCTTCAGCCGTTTCGGGATTGGGCGCGTGATGATCTGACGGCGGCCTTTAAAGAATCGTCGGATGCTTCCAACGAAAAGCTGCACGCGGCTTTGGCGATGGCAGATGAGGACTCGTCCGTAAAGCCATATCTTCAGGAACGACTATTAACAGTCACGCCGATGCAGTTTGCTCCGGTGCGCGATTTGTTGGTTGATCATGGCGCGGAGTTCGCCCCTGACTATTGGACCGCGCTGCAGGACGGCGAACTAGCCGCTCGTCGTCGTTTTTGTGCAGCGTGTGCGTTGGCGACATATGATGCCCGCAGTAAGAAATGGGGTGATCCCGGCATTCAGCAGTTTGTCGCTCACCATCTTACTGAAGTGCTACCGTCCGAACTCCAGCCGTGGCTGGAAGCGTTGCGGCCAGTGAAGCAAGACCTGCTGTCGGCGCTGCGGGATATCTTTCGCAATCCCGCCAACAGCGACCAGGTTCGTGCTTTTGCGACAAACACGTTGGCGGAATATTTGCACGATCAGCCGGCCGGGCTGTTCGACTTATTGGCGGACGCTGAGGAAAGTCAGTTCCCGATTCTGTTCGACCGGCTTCTGGAATGTAAAGACGAAGCGATAAAGCTGGCTCATACCGAACTTGATTCATCGCGATCTAAGACGACAGGTCGTTCTGGTGGGCCTTCGCCAGAAGCCGACGACCGCGAACTGTTGCTGCGCCGCCCTGTTAACGCGGCCATCATGCTGCTGAAGATGGATTCGCCCGACCGAGTTTGGCCGCTGCTGGCTCACAGCCCTGACCCCGGCCTGCGGACGAGGATCATTCACCGCGTGAGTCCGCTGGCGGTTGATCCAGCTCTGCTGGTGGCGCGTCTGGGATCGGAAGACGACGTGTCGGTGAAGAGGGCTCTGGTGTTAGCCCTCGGTGAATTCTCCGAGGCACAAATCAGCGGTGCTGCCCGCGTGGAATACATTGAACAGCTGGCGGACGTTTATCAGAACGATCCAGACGCAGGCTTGCACAGTGCAGTTGAATGGCTGCTGCGCCGTTGGCAGCAGTTCGAAAGTCTGCAGCAGATGACGCAGGATCTGGAACAGAACGAACCGCAACGCCGTCAGTCCGCAGACCGTCCGAAACAGTGGTTTGTGAACAGTTTGAGCCAATCCTATACGGTAATAGAGCCCGATCACTTCCACATGGGGTCACCTGATACAGAAGCCGGGCGCGAGCCGAATGAGTTGCAGCATCCTCAGGAAATTGTGCGGCCGTTTGCGATGGCCACAAAGGAAATCACGAAAGCCGAATGGCGGAAGTTTGCGAAAGCTGTTTCGATTTGGTCGCCCGATGACCCCAGTTTGCCGCCGTTTGTAAGAACGGACGATTCGCCGATCGTTGGCGTGACATGGTTTGAGGCGGCTCGATATTGCAATTGGCTAAGTCAGCGAGACGGAATTCCGCGCAGCCAATGGTGTTACGAACCGAATAAGAAATTCCAGTACGGCCCTGGCATGACGGCGAAGGAGGATCACCTGAGCTTAACCGGATACCGCTTGCCTACGGAAGCCGAATGGGAGTACGCCTGCCGCGCCGGAGCCGTCACCAGTCGCTGCTACGGTTCGTCCGATCCTTTGTTGCAGAATTACGCCTGGTTCCAGACAAATGGCGAAAACCACACGTGGCCGGTTGCCAGCCTGAAACCGAACGACTTCGGTCTGTTTGATATGCACGGCAATGCCTTTGAATGGTGTTTTGATGAATTTCGCCCCTACCCCGGAAGCCCTTACGCTGAAGCGGTTGCTCCCAATGGGGTGGCAGGAAACGCCGAGTCATCAGCCGACACGGCCGCAGAAGGTGAGAACGAAGAAGGATTGGATGAGCTTCCATCGGACGGTGGCGCAGTGATCTCAGCCGACCGGAATCGAGTTGTGCGAGGCGGCAGCTTCTATCTGCTTCCCGTCAACATTCGCTCTGCGAACCGAGCTCAAAGTCCCCCCAGCGATCGGATTGGCAATTTATTGGGCCTCCGACCGGTACGGACGATGCCGTGA
- a CDS encoding Hsp70 family protein, translating to MKFLDGRTVGIDLGTTYSAIAYLDDNGDPTLAPNADGRTITPSVVLLDDDRVVVGPSFERISVASPDQIVEAIKREMGNKDYHVIYQNKKLTPEFVSALILKKMKQDAEKVIGPISNAVITVPYYFNDVRRKATQDAGRIAGLNVIDIINEPTAATLAYAWQQGELGRTDLKSDEKTILVYDLGGGTFDVTIVRYTPTSFRVLATDGDVMLGGLDWSRRLTDHLVEQFKQKYGEDPSQDPEAMMAFNQESEDVKRDLSDKSQVPVSVYYKGKTLTVSLTRAEFERMTADLLQRTKDTAELVMQQAGVKAGMLDEVVLVGGSTLMPVVEQMLLEVTGREPNRDLMPERAVAEGAAIHAAILQARSGNTDHVTDAVRRRLNTVKTSDVNSHSLGIKVSDPSDKSRKINHIMIPKNTPVPHSVHQRFGTNVAGQQRVHVEILEGDAADPAACEQIGDFRVYNLPESLPKGAPIEITYSYDSSGRISATAKELTGNNEASAEIVRDGGMGDKEVTDALAALTEEYDIE from the coding sequence ATGAAATTTCTTGACGGAAGAACGGTTGGAATTGACCTCGGCACAACATATTCGGCCATTGCGTATCTCGACGACAATGGTGACCCCACTCTTGCGCCAAACGCCGATGGTCGCACAATCACACCCTCTGTCGTGCTGCTGGACGATGACCGAGTTGTCGTAGGGCCATCATTTGAGCGTATTTCCGTCGCGTCGCCCGATCAGATTGTCGAGGCGATTAAGCGAGAAATGGGCAACAAAGATTATCACGTCATCTACCAGAACAAGAAGCTGACTCCTGAGTTTGTTTCTGCTCTGATCCTGAAGAAGATGAAGCAGGATGCGGAAAAAGTGATTGGCCCGATTTCCAACGCCGTCATCACCGTTCCCTATTACTTCAACGACGTTCGCCGCAAAGCCACGCAGGATGCCGGTCGAATTGCAGGCTTGAATGTGATTGACATCATCAACGAACCTACGGCCGCGACGCTGGCGTACGCGTGGCAGCAAGGTGAACTCGGACGAACAGACCTGAAGTCCGACGAAAAGACAATTCTGGTCTACGACCTCGGGGGCGGTACGTTCGACGTGACCATCGTTCGCTACACGCCGACCAGCTTTCGAGTACTTGCGACTGACGGTGACGTGATGTTGGGTGGTCTCGACTGGAGCCGCCGTCTGACGGATCATCTGGTCGAGCAGTTCAAGCAGAAGTACGGCGAAGACCCGTCTCAGGATCCGGAAGCCATGATGGCGTTCAATCAGGAGTCGGAAGACGTAAAACGCGACCTTAGCGATAAGTCACAGGTTCCGGTTAGCGTGTACTACAAGGGCAAGACGCTTACCGTTTCTTTGACGCGAGCCGAATTCGAACGTATGACGGCCGACCTGTTGCAGCGGACCAAGGACACTGCAGAACTGGTGATGCAGCAGGCAGGCGTGAAAGCCGGTATGCTGGACGAAGTTGTGCTGGTCGGCGGTTCAACTTTGATGCCAGTGGTCGAACAGATGCTGTTGGAAGTCACCGGCCGCGAACCTAACCGCGATCTTATGCCGGAACGAGCAGTCGCCGAAGGTGCCGCGATTCATGCGGCGATTCTGCAGGCTCGAAGTGGCAACACAGACCACGTCACCGATGCCGTCCGCAGACGTTTGAATACTGTAAAAACCAGTGACGTGAACTCACATTCGCTGGGGATTAAGGTTAGTGATCCCAGCGACAAGAGTCGCAAGATTAACCACATCATGATCCCCAAAAACACGCCCGTGCCACACAGTGTCCATCAGCGGTTTGGAACGAATGTGGCGGGCCAGCAGCGAGTTCACGTGGAAATTCTCGAAGGTGATGCGGCTGATCCGGCCGCATGCGAACAGATCGGTGACTTCCGCGTTTACAACCTTCCGGAAAGCCTGCCCAAAGGGGCACCGATTGAGATCACTTATTCCTACGACAGCTCAGGCCGCATCAGTGCGACGGCGAAAGAGTTGACCGGGAATAACGAAGCGTCGGCTGAAATCGTCCGCGATGGCGGTATGGGCGACAAAGAAGTCACGGACGCCCTGGCAGCGCTCACTGAAGAATACGATATCGAATAG
- a CDS encoding bifunctional 3,4-dihydroxy-2-butanone-4-phosphate synthase/GTP cyclohydrolase II → MPFKKIDNAVQALKQGRMIIVVDDEDRENEGDFVCAAETVTPEQVDFMLKIGRGTMCVPMSVEEAERLRLKPVIDDSHNTAPHKTAFLTTVDHLNAGTGVSADNRACTIRELANPNATADDFVKPGHMSPLMAMDGGVLRRAGHTEATVDLMRMAGMRPVGTLIEICSQRGHGMADMAELEEISAEYDIPIISIEELIKYRRLREQLVSRAVEVQIPTKNFGTPTMIGYQVAHENQEPMAMVWGDLTKVDAPLVRMHSSCFTGDVVDSLRCDCGDQLHMAMQMIHSEAAGAVVYLPQEGRGIGLLAKLKAYKLQDEGLDTVEANHKLGFKADMRDYMVGLQILKDLGLTKVRLLTNNPKKTESFVYSGVDLEVVEQVPIVAPPHACRSTYMATKKEKMGHLLPEDS, encoded by the coding sequence ATGCCATTCAAGAAAATTGACAACGCAGTTCAGGCACTCAAGCAGGGCCGCATGATCATCGTGGTCGATGACGAAGATCGCGAAAACGAAGGCGACTTCGTCTGCGCGGCAGAAACCGTGACGCCCGAACAGGTCGATTTCATGCTGAAAATCGGCCGCGGCACCATGTGCGTACCGATGTCGGTCGAAGAAGCCGAACGACTCCGTCTGAAACCCGTCATTGACGACAGCCACAACACCGCACCGCATAAGACGGCCTTTTTGACGACCGTCGATCACCTAAACGCGGGCACCGGGGTCAGCGCAGACAATCGCGCCTGCACCATTCGTGAACTGGCGAACCCAAACGCTACTGCGGACGATTTCGTAAAACCGGGGCATATGTCACCGCTGATGGCGATGGACGGCGGCGTGCTGCGACGCGCAGGGCACACTGAAGCAACAGTCGACCTGATGCGGATGGCGGGCATGCGGCCGGTGGGAACGCTTATCGAAATCTGCAGCCAGCGCGGTCACGGAATGGCCGACATGGCCGAACTGGAAGAAATCAGCGCGGAATACGACATCCCGATTATCTCAATCGAAGAACTAATCAAGTATCGCCGTCTTCGAGAACAACTTGTCAGCCGCGCCGTCGAAGTGCAGATCCCAACAAAGAATTTCGGCACTCCAACAATGATCGGCTACCAGGTCGCTCACGAAAATCAGGAGCCCATGGCGATGGTGTGGGGCGATCTGACAAAAGTGGACGCTCCACTGGTCCGCATGCATTCTTCATGCTTCACGGGCGATGTCGTCGATTCGTTGCGCTGTGACTGCGGCGACCAGTTGCATATGGCGATGCAGATGATTCATAGCGAAGCCGCTGGAGCCGTCGTGTATCTGCCCCAGGAAGGCCGCGGCATTGGCTTGTTGGCCAAGCTGAAAGCTTACAAGCTGCAGGATGAAGGTCTGGATACTGTCGAAGCCAACCACAAACTGGGCTTCAAAGCGGATATGCGAGACTACATGGTGGGCCTGCAGATCCTGAAGGACCTGGGACTGACCAAAGTGAGACTGCTCACCAACAACCCCAAGAAAACAGAATCCTTTGTGTATTCCGGAGTCGACCTGGAAGTGGTCGAGCAGGTGCCAATTGTCGCACCGCCGCACGCCTGCCGCAGCACCTACATGGCGACGAAGAAAGAAAAGATGGGACACCTGCTGCCCGAAGATTCGTAA
- a CDS encoding DUF1553 domain-containing protein, which produces MKMLTTCILLCAFFAAGPAHAAKPSLSFGPVEESGVVQIRSRDTRQQLYVTFTSEGGEVDITRDVAYSVHPEGVLRIDETGLVTPIADGDAVIKATRNDQSCEVKVNVTGFTTPLPINFGNKVVPVFSKLGCNGGGCHGKSGGQNGFQLSLLGFYPEDDYEFLRKESRGRRIFPAAPERSLLLTKATGMAPHGGGKRMGTDSYEYRTLVSWIEQGMPFGAPDAPHVTAIQCYPKARVMTQSTNQQISVIATYSDGTTEDVTRMALYEPNDTEMAECSETGLVTTLELAGEVAIMARYQGQVSTFRATIPLGADTSEMPEPVNLVDNAVFGKLKLLGIPPSKVADDATFLRRVSLDVTGTLPSDAKVREFLASTDPAKRDKLIDELVDSSEYADHFSNKWNFILRNKKSKGEDTAGTHLFHQWVWDSIYENKPYDRFVREIITASGEPLVNPAVNWYREVDQVEEQVEDTAQLFLGIRIQCARCHHHPFEKWSQNDYYSLAAFYNRVGKKAIPGVAAGFRDRQIFHNEGVATAKNPRSGAALKPAGLGSAPLDIPAEADPRVQLADWMSDPKNPFFAKSLVNRYWKHFFNRGIVEPEDDMRETNPPSNPELLDGLADRFIASGFDLKDLVRTICRSKTYQLSSLPNEYNASDKQNFSRYYPRRLSAEALYDGFHMVTMTSENFSGMPVGTRAIQLADTSTGPYFLKVFGMPQGDTACECERSQDANLAQSLHLLNSKEVQDKISKNEARAAKLAAETTRPHTERMTELYQVVFARNPRPDELEVATSYIERHKDNPRIAYEDILWALINTKEFLFNH; this is translated from the coding sequence ATGAAGATGCTCACCACCTGTATTTTGTTGTGCGCCTTTTTCGCTGCCGGTCCCGCACACGCCGCCAAGCCGTCTTTGTCGTTTGGCCCCGTCGAAGAATCGGGTGTTGTGCAGATTCGCAGCCGCGATACTCGCCAGCAGCTTTATGTGACATTCACCAGCGAAGGCGGTGAAGTCGACATTACTCGCGACGTCGCCTACAGCGTCCATCCTGAAGGTGTACTGCGAATCGATGAAACCGGCCTGGTCACTCCGATCGCCGACGGCGATGCCGTCATCAAAGCGACTCGCAACGACCAGTCCTGCGAAGTGAAAGTCAATGTCACCGGGTTCACCACGCCTTTGCCCATTAACTTCGGCAACAAGGTCGTACCCGTGTTTAGTAAACTGGGCTGCAACGGCGGTGGCTGTCACGGCAAGTCGGGTGGCCAGAACGGATTCCAGCTGTCGTTGCTGGGGTTTTACCCGGAAGACGATTACGAATTCCTTCGCAAAGAATCACGGGGCCGCCGAATCTTCCCGGCCGCTCCAGAACGCAGCCTGCTGCTGACTAAAGCCACTGGCATGGCTCCTCACGGCGGCGGCAAACGCATGGGAACCGACAGCTACGAATACCGAACGCTAGTGAGCTGGATCGAACAGGGCATGCCTTTCGGTGCCCCCGATGCACCGCACGTGACGGCGATTCAATGCTACCCTAAAGCTCGAGTCATGACGCAGAGCACCAATCAACAAATCAGCGTCATCGCCACTTACAGTGACGGCACAACCGAGGACGTCACTCGAATGGCGTTGTACGAACCTAACGACACGGAAATGGCCGAATGCAGCGAGACGGGACTTGTCACAACGCTCGAATTGGCCGGTGAAGTCGCCATCATGGCTCGCTATCAGGGACAGGTCAGTACCTTCCGAGCCACCATCCCTTTGGGTGCCGATACGTCTGAAATGCCCGAACCAGTCAACCTGGTCGACAACGCGGTCTTCGGAAAATTGAAGCTGCTGGGCATTCCCCCGTCGAAAGTGGCTGACGATGCCACTTTCCTGCGACGAGTTTCGTTGGACGTCACCGGAACTCTGCCAAGTGACGCGAAAGTTCGTGAATTCCTGGCCAGTACCGATCCGGCTAAGCGTGATAAGCTGATTGATGAACTCGTCGACAGCAGCGAGTACGCCGACCACTTCTCAAACAAGTGGAACTTTATTCTTCGCAACAAGAAGTCCAAAGGCGAAGACACGGCGGGCACGCACCTGTTCCATCAGTGGGTGTGGGACAGCATTTACGAGAACAAACCGTACGACCGATTCGTCCGCGAAATCATCACCGCCAGCGGTGAGCCCCTGGTGAACCCGGCCGTGAACTGGTATCGCGAAGTCGATCAGGTCGAAGAGCAAGTGGAAGACACGGCTCAGCTGTTTTTGGGCATCCGCATTCAGTGTGCACGGTGCCATCACCACCCATTCGAAAAGTGGAGTCAGAACGATTACTACAGTCTGGCTGCGTTCTACAACCGAGTTGGTAAGAAGGCGATTCCCGGCGTCGCCGCAGGCTTCCGCGATCGCCAGATTTTCCACAACGAAGGCGTCGCCACTGCAAAGAATCCTCGTTCCGGCGCAGCCCTGAAGCCAGCCGGTTTGGGTTCTGCTCCGCTGGATATTCCAGCTGAAGCCGATCCTCGTGTTCAACTGGCGGATTGGATGAGCGACCCGAAGAATCCATTCTTCGCGAAGTCACTCGTGAACCGCTATTGGAAGCACTTCTTTAATCGAGGCATCGTCGAACCGGAAGACGATATGCGAGAAACCAACCCGCCGTCGAATCCGGAATTGCTGGATGGTCTGGCCGATCGTTTCATCGCGAGCGGTTTCGACCTGAAGGATCTGGTCCGCACAATTTGTCGGTCCAAGACTTATCAGTTGAGTTCGCTGCCGAACGAATACAATGCCAGCGACAAACAAAACTTCAGTCGCTATTACCCTCGTCGCCTCAGCGCCGAAGCTCTGTACGACGGGTTCCACATGGTGACGATGACGTCAGAAAACTTCAGCGGCATGCCAGTCGGTACCAGAGCGATTCAGTTGGCGGACACGTCGACAGGGCCATATTTTCTGAAAGTGTTCGGCATGCCTCAGGGCGACACGGCCTGCGAGTGTGAACGAAGCCAGGACGCCAATCTCGCACAAAGTCTGCACCTGCTAAACAGTAAAGAAGTGCAGGACAAGATCTCCAAAAATGAAGCGCGAGCCGCCAAGCTGGCTGCAGAAACCACGCGTCCGCACACCGAACGAATGACCGAACTGTATCAGGTGGTCTTTGCCAGGAACCCACGACCGGACGAACTAGAGGTCGCAACCTCGTACATTGAGCGTCACAAAGATAACCCACGCATTGCGTACGAAGACATTCTTTGGGCGCTTATTAACACGAAAGAATTTCTGTTCAATCACTAA